From the Vibrio vulnificus CMCP6 genome, one window contains:
- a CDS encoding GGDEF domain-containing protein — translation MTKLVGQHLEEMADIRSTRKKKIVGLCSVAASVMFFYCAIEQFAQSDLALAALNGLAAMICLGNFLYIKSVENPLYADLVLSCLMLLDALLLFLYGDATADKMLVLFPLLATVILINSFNIGLLLSGSFCFIVAYSLFFAKTVVLTGLLDTTQFFIALIATCIVCHTSTYYYSKVVHYIQSLYQEGIEDLAYLDQLTGLANRWSFENWAKDKLREIDATPSTCITALVFLDIDNFKHINDAYGHDVGDRVLQHFANRLKNNVRNKNRRTDKHDYSIARFAGDEFVLMLYDVKTKQDLDKILQRIVGLFTTGYLAHERINELTLSVGAAIYQQDAFELSELTRCADKAMYSAKHSGKNQYAYYENCTPPLPQKKMTNSEPLPPTGNVSLFIKKANSSAE, via the coding sequence ATGACTAAATTAGTAGGGCAACATCTTGAAGAAATGGCAGACATTCGATCAACAAGAAAGAAGAAAATTGTTGGTCTGTGTTCCGTTGCCGCTTCCGTGATGTTTTTCTACTGTGCGATCGAACAGTTTGCGCAATCGGACTTGGCTTTAGCCGCTTTAAATGGTTTGGCAGCCATGATTTGTTTGGGCAATTTCTTGTACATCAAGTCGGTAGAAAACCCACTCTACGCAGATTTAGTCCTCAGTTGTTTGATGTTATTGGATGCGCTGTTGCTGTTTTTATATGGCGATGCAACTGCTGACAAAATGTTGGTCCTTTTCCCACTGTTAGCCACCGTCATTCTGATCAACAGCTTCAATATTGGCTTGCTGCTGAGTGGTTCTTTCTGTTTTATCGTCGCCTATTCACTGTTTTTTGCCAAAACAGTGGTGCTGACGGGGCTACTCGATACAACCCAGTTTTTTATCGCCCTCATCGCAACCTGTATTGTCTGTCACACATCAACCTACTACTACAGCAAAGTGGTTCACTATATTCAGAGCCTATACCAAGAAGGGATTGAGGATCTTGCCTACCTCGATCAACTGACGGGTTTAGCAAACCGTTGGAGTTTTGAAAACTGGGCAAAAGATAAACTGCGGGAGATAGATGCCACACCGAGCACATGCATCACTGCATTGGTTTTTCTCGATATCGATAACTTTAAACACATCAACGACGCGTATGGCCACGACGTGGGAGATCGCGTCTTGCAACACTTTGCCAACCGTTTGAAGAACAACGTCCGCAACAAAAATCGCAGAACGGATAAGCACGATTATTCAATCGCACGTTTTGCCGGAGATGAATTTGTGCTGATGCTTTACGATGTGAAAACCAAGCAAGACCTCGACAAAATTCTGCAACGCATTGTCGGCTTATTTACTACGGGTTACTTAGCGCATGAAAGAATCAATGAACTGACACTCAGTGTCGGCGCGGCAATTTATCAGCAAGACGCTTTTGAACTGTCTGAGTTAACCCGTTGTGCGGACAAAGCGATGTATTCCGCCAAGCATTCAGGCAAAAACCAGTACGCCTATTACGAAAACTGCACGCCGCCTCTGCCACAAAAAAAAATGACGAACAGTGAGCCCTTGCCACCAACGGGCAATGTGTCACTCTTTATCAAAAAAGCGAACTCATCGGCAGAATAA
- a CDS encoding DUF7674 family protein, with protein MKRSISSASFILQLIEVVPELRVVYDEHIADYDELLEHVFMADVTRFAECLFAQKSHSDTLSRLIMFIDKAYSSDDEELKELISVSFLENISKKDNTYLEFISLLSPELKLELSKYD; from the coding sequence GTGAAAAGATCAATTAGTAGTGCTTCATTTATTCTGCAACTTATAGAAGTCGTTCCTGAGTTGAGAGTGGTTTATGATGAGCATATTGCTGATTATGATGAGTTGCTGGAGCATGTGTTTATGGCAGATGTAACAAGATTTGCTGAATGCCTTTTTGCCCAGAAGAGCCATTCTGATACTTTGTCTAGGCTGATAATGTTTATTGATAAGGCATATTCATCTGATGATGAAGAACTAAAAGAGTTAATTTCTGTTTCTTTTTTGGAAAATATTTCAAAGAAAGATAATACATATTTAGAATTTATTTCACTGCTAAGTCCGGAGTTGAAGTTGGAATTGTCTAAATATGACTAG
- a CDS encoding pyrimidine/purine nucleoside phosphorylase, protein MIKENSYFAGNVKSLGFNQQGEDSSVGVMLPGNYTFGTDAPERMTVVKGALVIKREGDEEWSTYQAGEAFEVAGKSSFDLQVEVATAYLCEYL, encoded by the coding sequence ATGATTAAAGAAAACAGCTATTTTGCCGGAAATGTAAAGTCTCTTGGGTTCAATCAGCAAGGTGAAGACAGCAGTGTGGGTGTGATGCTCCCTGGTAACTACACCTTTGGTACTGATGCTCCAGAGCGTATGACGGTGGTGAAAGGGGCGCTCGTGATTAAACGCGAAGGCGATGAAGAGTGGAGCACGTATCAAGCGGGTGAAGCGTTTGAAGTGGCTGGAAAATCTTCTTTTGATCTGCAAGTTGAAGTCGCGACAGCTTACCTATGTGAGTACTTGTAA
- a CDS encoding RHS repeat-associated core domain-containing protein, which yields MGVGWSLSGVESITRCKGSYFVDGNNVAVTGQKSDKFCFNGMRLVNVEGQYGAAETEYRTLSDTYKKIVLHRSMQEPDSWFEVWDSNGVRSEFRPQHAPSGQAPLTWFLTKKNDLSGNSISYHYKKNPNEINSRVYLSEIDYSAFKIRLNYENSNKTRVDYIAGVKNVDNYRLTDISVFKDDETDPFLSVLADYDLNESQLDLLSKIRVARNGRSEIDAFRIDWSSAGTNKFIDYKRVLSGDFSSEKYAVREFADIDGNGIPDFVGFAKDGVYVAFGEVGGTYSAPQKLVRGYVEETGGWNVASHPRMLSDVNGDGKADIVGFANAGIYVSLSEGKTFKQGTLWSNAYGASGGWTVQAHERMLADVNGDGFNDVVGFAHQGVYVSLSDGKTFSEPKLWISQFGNNQGWSNTYHIRTVADINGDGMADVVGFSHQGVNIALSTGNSFVDQGQDSLWLEGFGYSQGWTKEHHIRQVKDVNGDGLADIIGFSHSGVKVSLSTGISLSGESLWSDHFGYAAGGWRLGDHPRTLSDVNGDSIPDIIGFANDRVLTSLSLETGFATREEGIRAYGTRAGSWVPGRDLRLSIDINADNKSDIIGAKEDGIYTAVSDFSSYKVVSITSSLGNQDSFEYGNLTDPDVYTVGQHTTYPQKDIVTGTVVKSISSSNGVGGKNEILYKYEGKRTHLMGAGNLGFQKVHLFDKTKNRVISTTYNQEVENTLLYTAIKEKFTCQFNSEAQFAFESCKEDSSNLIHSLANYWNTEKAIGNQAQGRYVSPSPAYKSPFEPRQRYKQQLVKQVEKSWDLHGSLLKTVTSERAYDKWYGNTLSEIISTQDHINGQWFSKSTKYKYKQPNTNNWLVGLLENKVTSFSGSELYSNNNSFFERTYDYEYDSKGNLIRKYEQKGTDLERSTVLSNFDRGLPRNVTEHWSGYLSKNILNKSSVQVNQKTTKFIYDKYGYVTQSINALGQKTLTQFDPIWGQVTRLTEIDGNTTTYHLDDWGREIGIDLPSGAWSRVKYAKSSDDYNSIYLKSVSSNVSPLLEYRFDSKHREVGTIKGIYKGYSYVFKKYNNKGEVIGSTIPSKLTSGADFINYTYDSLGRITEIVKPNGNVSSYRYYGFTTEMTNSERQTTSTIVNAIGQKIEVKDDANNSVNYYYDGWGNLTKTSDPKKNEIIVEYNELGQRTKLIDPDLGEIEYYSNGLDLVYKTVTNNKIIVTDFYDEIGRLIKKVDPDAPSGRHWIYNAKGQLEKAYQPGYFEGYKYYPNGLVMEKSFGVQSNSYSQKYIYDLRGRLSKLEYGNEIVTTYNYSQDNFLKEVYLSDRGVKEIGSKIWAIREIDAFGNHEEQYYGNELIVTKKYDDVTGYIKNIITKRNSLYQDSLLETNYDFDSIGNLVYREERKRDQVNRVAYDFKTDLASYKRYDLVSSDKITYDNLNRITSISSNKISFVKKSWQENYLFKLEDPCKYKDCGFISNKRPNFYAEPNILEPFVGATKYEPYFNKLISVDNPVLVGYSNDGFPTVDYSKSSILDVPIDPEPSSYNENYGVVTLDYDVLGNITHKSDVGSYRYDGVKPHAVSAVSGKTNSSFTYDAQGNMLSGLGRVITGYTSFNKPIEIRKGNASTRFQYGVNQQRYERIDRNENGVIQTIYLDSTEIIKQPNGQTTFRYYIGDFAIFEKTVGKASSSVIRYLHKDHLGSVIAISNQNGEIEERFSYDAWGKRRSSSWNKPDTSPSEVGRIGFTGHEMLDEVGLIHMNGRVYDPTIGRFLSADPFIQDEWFATQAFNRYSYVQNNPLSYTDPTGYYVPKDTSESSTSSEQERNDYRQYERDRDRDRDRNEVAHTQAEVAKSQNPTTVYNDEAYIQGILDARDPELGGQYAAGLFGGARVVKGAVEIGATARPFISRFFSKVYAKIKSALGFGDDVSDAVNGVMKPEVSDQKLGNLVEDLYKGASTQNPIGTGSTADAIRHENKTGEPVGGKFHTIKGQQYANALKKWLRKNTDASASDRNAAQSMLDDLIDALGEE from the coding sequence TTGGGTGTTGGTTGGTCTCTTAGTGGTGTAGAAAGTATCACTCGTTGTAAAGGTAGCTATTTTGTTGATGGGAATAATGTCGCGGTAACAGGTCAAAAGTCTGATAAGTTCTGTTTTAATGGCATGCGACTAGTCAATGTAGAAGGGCAGTACGGGGCTGCTGAAACAGAATATCGAACCTTAAGTGATACATATAAAAAAATAGTGTTGCACAGAAGCATGCAAGAACCTGATAGTTGGTTTGAAGTATGGGATTCTAATGGGGTTAGATCGGAGTTTAGACCTCAACATGCACCTTCAGGCCAAGCGCCTTTAACGTGGTTCCTTACAAAGAAAAATGACTTATCTGGGAATTCGATTTCCTATCACTATAAGAAAAACCCTAACGAAATTAACTCCCGAGTTTACCTTTCGGAGATTGACTACAGTGCTTTCAAGATTCGGTTGAACTATGAAAATTCAAATAAAACTCGTGTTGATTATATCGCAGGAGTGAAGAATGTTGATAATTATCGTTTAACGGACATTTCAGTATTCAAGGACGACGAAACCGATCCATTCTTATCTGTTTTAGCAGATTATGATCTCAATGAAAGTCAGTTGGACTTGTTATCAAAAATTAGAGTTGCAAGAAATGGGCGTTCTGAAATTGACGCATTTAGGATTGACTGGTCGAGTGCAGGAACAAATAAATTTATTGATTATAAACGAGTTCTTTCAGGGGATTTTAGTTCTGAGAAGTATGCAGTAAGGGAATTTGCTGACATAGATGGCAACGGTATTCCTGACTTTGTTGGTTTTGCAAAAGACGGCGTATATGTAGCGTTTGGTGAAGTAGGGGGGACGTACTCTGCACCGCAAAAATTGGTGAGAGGCTATGTTGAAGAAACTGGTGGGTGGAACGTAGCAAGCCATCCAAGAATGCTATCTGATGTCAATGGTGACGGAAAAGCAGATATTGTAGGTTTTGCTAATGCAGGTATCTACGTCTCACTTTCTGAAGGAAAAACATTCAAACAAGGAACCCTTTGGTCAAATGCGTATGGTGCCAGTGGTGGATGGACCGTCCAAGCTCATGAACGTATGTTGGCCGATGTTAACGGTGATGGATTTAATGATGTCGTAGGTTTTGCACACCAGGGCGTTTATGTTTCACTTTCTGATGGTAAGACATTTTCAGAGCCTAAACTTTGGATAAGCCAATTTGGGAATAATCAAGGTTGGAGTAATACGTACCATATTCGTACCGTGGCTGATATAAATGGTGACGGAATGGCGGATGTCGTTGGTTTTTCTCATCAAGGTGTCAATATTGCACTTTCGACTGGTAATTCATTTGTTGATCAGGGGCAAGATTCGCTTTGGTTGGAGGGTTTCGGTTACTCACAAGGATGGACCAAAGAGCATCATATTAGACAAGTTAAAGATGTTAATGGTGATGGCTTAGCTGACATTATTGGTTTTTCCCATTCTGGTGTGAAAGTTTCTCTCTCAACAGGTATTAGTCTTTCGGGTGAGTCTTTGTGGAGTGATCACTTTGGATACGCTGCTGGTGGATGGAGACTTGGTGATCATCCTCGAACATTGAGTGATGTGAACGGGGATTCGATACCAGATATTATTGGTTTCGCAAATGATAGAGTCCTTACTTCGCTTAGCTTGGAGACTGGCTTTGCTACGAGAGAAGAAGGTATAAGAGCCTATGGAACAAGAGCTGGCAGCTGGGTTCCTGGAAGAGATTTACGTTTATCAATAGACATCAACGCAGATAATAAAAGTGACATAATTGGAGCTAAAGAAGACGGCATATATACAGCTGTAAGTGATTTCTCATCATATAAAGTTGTATCCATCACGTCGAGTTTAGGAAACCAAGATTCATTTGAATATGGAAACCTAACCGATCCAGATGTTTACACAGTAGGTCAACACACCACTTATCCTCAAAAAGACATTGTCACTGGTACTGTTGTTAAATCTATCTCCAGTAGCAATGGTGTTGGTGGAAAAAACGAGATCCTCTACAAATACGAAGGTAAGAGGACGCATCTGATGGGGGCAGGAAACTTAGGTTTTCAAAAGGTTCACTTATTCGATAAAACAAAGAATAGAGTAATTTCCACTACTTATAATCAAGAAGTGGAGAATACACTGTTGTATACAGCAATTAAGGAAAAATTTACGTGCCAGTTTAATAGCGAGGCACAGTTTGCGTTTGAATCATGTAAAGAAGATTCTTCTAATCTCATACACTCGTTGGCTAATTATTGGAACACAGAAAAAGCAATAGGTAATCAAGCTCAAGGTCGATATGTCTCACCAAGTCCGGCATATAAGTCCCCTTTTGAGCCAAGACAAAGATATAAACAACAATTAGTTAAACAAGTTGAAAAAAGTTGGGATTTACATGGTTCTTTACTAAAAACGGTTACATCCGAGAGAGCTTATGATAAGTGGTATGGAAATACCCTTTCAGAAATAATTAGTACTCAAGACCATATAAATGGGCAATGGTTTTCCAAGTCAACAAAATATAAATATAAGCAACCAAACACAAATAATTGGTTAGTTGGTTTGTTAGAAAATAAAGTGACATCTTTTTCTGGAAGCGAATTGTACTCAAATAACAACTCCTTTTTTGAAAGAACTTATGATTATGAATATGATTCAAAAGGCAATCTAATACGTAAATATGAGCAAAAAGGCACTGATTTAGAGCGCTCAACTGTACTATCAAACTTTGATCGCGGATTACCTAGAAATGTCACGGAGCATTGGTCAGGATATCTAAGTAAAAATATATTAAATAAGAGTTCAGTTCAAGTTAACCAAAAAACGACTAAGTTTATATATGATAAGTATGGATATGTAACACAGTCTATCAATGCTTTGGGTCAGAAAACATTGACACAATTTGATCCTATATGGGGTCAAGTTACTCGGTTAACAGAAATTGATGGAAATACTACCACTTATCATCTTGATGATTGGGGGAGAGAGATTGGTATTGATTTGCCATCAGGGGCGTGGTCGAGAGTTAAATACGCAAAATCGTCAGATGACTACAACTCCATCTATCTAAAGTCGGTATCTTCAAATGTTAGTCCTCTTCTTGAATACCGATTTGACAGTAAGCATCGAGAAGTAGGGACAATAAAAGGAATATACAAAGGTTATTCTTATGTATTTAAGAAGTATAATAATAAAGGGGAAGTAATTGGCTCAACTATACCTAGCAAACTCACTAGTGGTGCCGATTTTATTAATTATACATATGATAGTCTTGGCCGGATAACAGAAATAGTAAAACCAAATGGTAATGTATCTTCTTATCGTTACTATGGTTTTACTACAGAAATGACTAACTCAGAGAGGCAAACTACTTCAACAATAGTTAATGCTATAGGGCAAAAAATCGAGGTTAAAGATGATGCAAATAACAGCGTTAACTATTACTATGATGGTTGGGGTAATTTGACTAAGACGAGTGATCCTAAGAAAAATGAAATAATTGTAGAATACAACGAACTTGGTCAAAGGACGAAGCTTATCGACCCTGATTTAGGTGAAATTGAATATTATAGTAATGGATTAGATCTCGTTTACAAGACGGTTACTAATAATAAAATAATCGTTACAGATTTTTATGACGAAATTGGGCGACTTATTAAAAAAGTTGATCCCGATGCTCCTTCTGGACGCCATTGGATATATAACGCTAAAGGGCAACTGGAGAAAGCATATCAACCAGGTTACTTCGAAGGATATAAGTATTACCCTAATGGTTTAGTAATGGAAAAATCATTTGGTGTTCAAAGTAATAGCTATAGTCAAAAGTACATATATGACCTGAGAGGTAGATTATCAAAATTAGAGTATGGAAATGAAATTGTCACCACTTATAATTATAGCCAAGACAACTTTTTGAAAGAGGTGTACTTATCTGATAGAGGTGTCAAAGAGATTGGTTCCAAAATTTGGGCTATTAGAGAGATAGATGCATTTGGAAATCATGAGGAGCAATACTACGGTAATGAATTGATAGTGACTAAGAAGTATGATGATGTCACTGGTTATATTAAAAATATAATTACAAAGAGAAATAGCCTATATCAAGATAGTTTATTAGAAACTAATTATGATTTTGACTCAATCGGTAACCTTGTATATCGTGAGGAAAGAAAAAGAGATCAAGTCAATAGGGTGGCATATGACTTTAAAACTGATCTTGCCTCATACAAGCGTTATGACTTGGTTTCATCTGATAAAATAACCTATGATAATCTTAATAGAATTACTTCGATAAGTTCAAATAAAATTTCTTTTGTAAAAAAAAGTTGGCAGGAAAATTACCTGTTCAAGTTAGAGGATCCTTGCAAATATAAAGACTGTGGTTTTATTAGTAATAAAAGGCCTAATTTTTACGCTGAACCTAACATTCTTGAACCATTTGTTGGTGCTACAAAATATGAACCATATTTCAATAAGCTAATTTCAGTGGATAATCCTGTGCTAGTAGGTTATTCAAATGATGGCTTTCCAACGGTTGACTATTCGAAATCTAGCATTTTAGATGTACCAATTGATCCCGAACCATCAAGCTACAACGAAAATTATGGCGTAGTGACACTGGATTATGATGTTTTGGGTAACATAACGCACAAATCGGATGTCGGTTCATATCGCTATGATGGAGTCAAACCACATGCTGTAAGTGCTGTTTCAGGTAAAACAAACAGTAGCTTCACCTATGACGCTCAAGGCAATATGCTTTCTGGTTTGGGAAGGGTGATTACTGGATATACTTCGTTTAATAAACCCATTGAAATAAGAAAGGGAAATGCGTCTACTCGCTTCCAATATGGGGTTAATCAACAACGTTATGAACGCATAGATCGCAATGAAAATGGTGTCATCCAAACTATTTATCTTGATTCAACAGAGATCATCAAACAACCCAATGGCCAAACGACTTTCCGCTACTATATCGGAGATTTCGCTATCTTTGAGAAGACGGTTGGCAAAGCGTCGAGCTCTGTAATTCGATATCTTCACAAAGATCATCTAGGGTCGGTAATTGCCATTTCCAATCAGAATGGTGAAATTGAAGAACGTTTTAGTTATGACGCTTGGGGTAAACGCCGCAGTAGCTCTTGGAACAAACCGGACACAAGTCCATCAGAAGTAGGTCGCATTGGCTTCACTGGCCATGAAATGTTAGATGAGGTTGGTCTCATCCACATGAATGGACGAGTCTACGACCCAACTATAGGGCGTTTCCTCAGTGCAGATCCATTTATTCAAGATGAATGGTTCGCGACACAAGCATTTAATCGATACTCATACGTGCAGAATAACCCTCTCAGTTATACTGACCCAACAGGTTATTATGTTCCCAAAGATACGTCAGAGTCTTCTACTTCGAGCGAACAAGAGCGAAATGATTACCGCCAGTACGAACGAGATAGAGACAGAGATAGAGACCGAAATGAAGTAGCTCATACACAAGCAGAAGTTGCAAAGTCTCAAAATCCAACAACAGTCTATAATGACGAAGCTTATATTCAAGGGATCTTAGATGCTAGAGATCCAGAACTTGGTGGTCAATATGCTGCGGGTCTTTTTGGTGGTGCTAGAGTTGTAAAAGGGGCGGTTGAAATAGGGGCCACAGCTCGGCCATTCATTAGTCGATTTTTTTCTAAGGTGTATGCAAAAATAAAGAGCGCGTTAGGATTTGGTGATGACGTATCTGATGCAGTAAATGGAGTAATGAAGCCTGAAGTGTCTGATCAAAAACTGGGTAATCTGGTAGAAGATCTTTACAAAGGAGCAAGCACTCAAAACCCTATAGGTACAGGAAGTACTGCTGATGCAATTCGTCACGAGAATAAGACCGGCGAACCTGTGGGTGGTAAGTTTCATACAATCAAAGGTCAGCAGTATGCAAATGCGTTAAAAAAATGGCTAAGGAAAAATACGGATGCTTCGGCATCAGACCGCAACGCTGCTCAGTCAATGTTAGATGACTTGATTGATGCTTTAGGAGAGGAATAG
- a CDS encoding pirin family protein has product MAKVRALKQIRESIATKDGDGVNITRLAGFECPDFSPFLMIDELKSEDSADYIGGFPPHPHRGIETLTYMLNGHFQHKDHMGNVGELRSGGAQWMAAGRGVIHSEMPIMTEGQLHGFQIWINQPAAKKMMPARYHDFQPESITEYRSEQHDLLRVIAGELEVNGRILSGPLTETGVPLTVADWRAETPTTLIAKVSHHFQCMVFVYEGAVSIDGQKLTQGHLGLMSEGDVLKLTASPNCGVLIFAGEPIREPIVHYGPFVMNSVDEINQAINDYNSGHFVD; this is encoded by the coding sequence ATGGCCAAAGTTCGAGCACTCAAACAGATCCGCGAATCGATTGCGACCAAAGATGGTGATGGTGTCAACATCACCCGTTTAGCAGGCTTTGAATGCCCAGATTTTTCACCCTTCCTGATGATTGACGAACTGAAATCTGAAGACTCTGCTGACTATATTGGTGGCTTTCCTCCGCACCCACATCGCGGCATTGAAACCTTAACCTATATGCTTAATGGGCACTTTCAGCACAAAGATCATATGGGTAATGTGGGCGAGCTGAGAAGTGGTGGTGCTCAATGGATGGCCGCAGGTCGAGGAGTCATTCACAGTGAAATGCCCATAATGACGGAAGGGCAATTGCATGGTTTTCAGATTTGGATCAATCAACCTGCAGCGAAAAAGATGATGCCAGCTCGCTATCATGATTTTCAGCCTGAGAGCATTACCGAATATCGCAGTGAGCAGCATGATTTACTTCGTGTTATTGCGGGCGAGCTTGAGGTTAACGGCAGAATATTGTCAGGACCATTGACCGAGACAGGAGTCCCTCTCACTGTCGCCGATTGGCGCGCCGAGACTCCAACGACCTTGATCGCTAAAGTAAGTCATCACTTTCAATGCATGGTATTTGTTTATGAGGGGGCAGTCTCTATTGACGGCCAAAAACTCACTCAAGGCCACCTTGGCTTGATGAGTGAAGGTGACGTGCTCAAACTGACCGCAAGCCCCAACTGTGGTGTGCTGATTTTTGCAGGAGAGCCCATTCGTGAGCCCATCGTCCACTATGGACCATTTGTGATGAACAGTGTCGATGAAATTAACCAAGCGATTAATGACTACAATTCTGGCCATTTTGTCGACTAA
- a CDS encoding DUF2850 domain-containing protein has protein sequence MVKKSTQNSKNNRIEQQAEKRINNKLAMFRGLFVFFFLLLTGYFSFRIYSEYQLYVDPVNVYGEWIEIGAPPYLTERLTLSEQGVFRNNRLVATQYQFDGKRIIVETGNGLTIYQVAGSESSPQLRRLQPATPVQRFVKKGYEDTITESASGGAQNRRAALSEHFNSSN, from the coding sequence ATGGTTAAGAAATCCACGCAAAACAGTAAAAACAATCGTATCGAACAACAAGCCGAAAAACGCATTAACAACAAGCTGGCGATGTTTCGAGGGCTATTTGTGTTTTTTTTTCTGCTGTTGACGGGTTATTTTTCCTTCCGAATCTACTCAGAATACCAACTCTATGTTGATCCCGTGAATGTCTATGGTGAATGGATTGAGATCGGCGCACCACCCTATCTGACGGAGCGTTTGACACTTTCTGAACAGGGCGTTTTTCGCAACAATCGCTTGGTGGCCACTCAATATCAGTTTGATGGCAAACGCATCATTGTCGAAACTGGCAATGGCCTCACCATTTATCAAGTCGCTGGCAGCGAATCCTCTCCGCAACTACGACGCTTGCAACCCGCCACTCCCGTACAACGTTTTGTCAAAAAAGGCTATGAAGACACCATCACGGAGAGTGCCTCAGGAGGCGCACAAAATCGCCGTGCTGCACTCAGCGAGCATTTCAATTCGTCCAACTAA